ttttgatgagaggcttaataacagccagtttgaaggttttgggaacatatcctaatgacaatgaggaattaataatagtcagaagaggatctatgacttctggaagcacctctttagcgagcttagatggaatagggtctaacatacataagtttatacaattcttcctctcctatagtagagaatgagtggaactgttcctcagggggtccaTAGTGCACTaactgatgtgatactgtagctgacggctgaatggttacaattttatctctaatagtatcaattttagaagtaaagtagttcataaagtcattactgcagtgatgttgggaaatgtcaacacttgttgaggctttatttttcgttaatttagccactgtattgaataaatatctggggttatgtttgttttcttttaaaagagaagaaaagtaattggatctagcagattttaatgcttttctgaaggataggttactttcccgccaagcaatacgaaatacctctagttttgttttcctaaaGCTGCActctatttttcgggctgctctctttagggtgcgagtatgctcattataccatggtgtcaaactggtttccttaaccttccttaagcgtaaaggagcaactgtatttaaaatgctagaaaagagagagtccatagcttctgttacatcatcaagttgttctgaggatttcgatatgctaaggaattcggatacatcaggaagataacttaaaaagcagtcttttgaggtagaagtgatggttctaccatacttgtaacaagaagtagaatttacaattttggctatatgaagtttgcacaaaactaaataatgatttaagatatcatcacttgactgcataatttcaacactatcaacatcaattccatgtgacagtattaaatctatgttttcgacaatgagtaggtcctgcaacgtgttgtctaaccccaatagagttcataatgtctataaatgctgatcccaatgcatctttttcattatcaacatggatattaaaatcgccaactattaaaactttatctgcagccagaactaactcggatgtaaaatcaccaaactctttaataaagtctgtttaataaatggtggcctgtatacagtagccagtacaaacatcacaggggatttatcattaacatttgtttctctggataatgttatatgaagcaccattacttcaaacgagttatacttgaagcctgccctctgagaaatcctgaaaacgttgttctaacttgaagcaacacctccccctttgcctgcctcactgtcacccagttaccctgctgcaggggctctgttgccggaaccaaacaatgtacaggaatccctgagctagatgcacccaaagccatatctagagccctaacattcttactgtcctcaattaaagtttggatgcgtgtctctaattctgaaatcttctctgtcagcctaactacttccctgcatttatcacatgcgAATCCCTCATctgtgacagagatagataaactgtacatgtggcaagatgtgcaaataacaatagcaagagaagccattactcaccgtgcttaaTGAAAATTCTtaacacagttgtttgatgaacttgtgaaaaactggagcgagaggagaggagaaaagaaaacagccataggttcgaatgaaaacgctaatgacaagctaccGAGTGCTAACGGAtatcacggatataaaataaaagtgaacgatctaaattaatctgataagattgatcgataatatcagaaatatggtgtgaattaagttatattttatcactttaaaaaacagaaagtGATAAAAGTAagataaagtgaaagtaaagaaagtaaaagtaagataaagattctagataaaaaagaacaaaaaaatagctacacggagctacgatcagCTCCAGCAAGGCCAGCAGGCCAACAGGAAGCAGAGAGTCACTTATATTAAGAGAGGAATTCTGTCCTGCTGCTGAGGGGAGGGTCTCCCTTAGGGTCTGTGAGAATAATTTCTTATTTCTGGCCTGTTGTGACCCTTTGGTCATGAGATCTTAACAAACCAAAAGGTCTTTTATGTTTTTACAGCAGATTTTTTTGTATCACTGTAAATCTGTGTTCAGGATAGATCATACAAAAGCCTCAATGAATGGAGCATGGGTTACAATATTTGAGACCTTTTCGATTTCTGACTATCACTGCCTTCGTAAGTTGCAGTTTTCGTGAATATACAAAAACTATGCTTTTTGTCATGAGCAAGCAGAGCACGTCAGAGCGGCCGACATATAGATATATTCATCCTGCATCCTCTGTCTAAGATGAGAACAGATATAGTGCAGTGCAGAAGTGCAGTTATAAGACCTACACGCATTATACCTTCGCCCACGCCATTAGATTCCATTGTTGGGCCAGTTGGGTGGTTCTTATACATTAACCTTAATTTAAATATCAGAAAATGTAGTTTAATGACCCTTTAAAtcgtaaataaaaagtatttatttattaatttataatgttcTCTGTGGTCCACTTATCATTTTAGTGAAATTTTACATAGAAATAAAAGGCTATTTTCTATCCTGTTTTTGAGCGTACTTGAAAACAATATGGGTAATTTGAGTTAAAAATGTCTACAGTTACctaatgtaaccttggttccctgagaagaGGGAACGAGACTGTGTCACTGAGGATGTTGCTCTTCATATATCCATATGGATATCCAGTCCTTCCTCAGTTCTCCCAAAGCCTAATGGAATTTGCCTGCCAATGGCATTCAAGCTAAATAGAGGCAGCACAGAACGCCATTGCCTCAGACTGAAGCAGAGTGCAGCAGACTACACAGGGAACTGAGGTAATGTTAGGAAGCGTTATCTTTTTAGTCAGTCTCCCGAAGATTTCGCTATATGGGGAACTCATAAAAATCCTGACTTGTTGATAACAAAGGTCCAGATTGGCTGCAAGCAAAGCCGCTGACCTCAACTAAAAGTACTTCACACAATGGAAGACCTCATAAGCTCAGCAGCATACTAGCTAAGAGCAAGCAATATACTACTGTAAACACATCACAGTGTAAAGGACAGCGTTTTCGTCTGCATCTTGGATTAACCATACACTCACTGCCAGCATTCATTTCCGTGCTTGTATCCAGACTACATTAACAGCTGCCTTTCAGCACCCCAGACACATGGATAGATGGTGGCACTATTACCTAGCAATGTTTACCCCGGGATATGTGACATCCAAATGTGAGCACTGCACCGTCACAGTGTGCTGGTGGCCAAATAATGCATGCAGCAGCAACACAGAAACTACTGCATAATGTGCCATCCAGTGGCACTGTGCTGTGTGGTTAATGGTGGCAGTCGTGCCAACACCTAGTACTGATGCCCACTTCAGCGCCGATGTTGGTACTGTTATGAACATAATGCACACAGGTTTAAAGTAGTAGTGCACTTCTAGAATAAAAAATTCTCCAAACCtttgtgagtttctttcttctgttgaacacaaaataagttattttgaaaaTTTTAGTATACAAACAGTTGATGGGCACTATTGGCTTCCACAGTAGGAAAAAGATtataatatggaagtcaatggtgcccATCAACTGTTCAGATACTAACACTTGTGTGCCTACtggggtggtggagggatgctaAAAACCTATCAAGGAACAGAGGTAAGTCTGCTGTGTATATATACCTCTAATCTTGTTAATTGATTTGATTACTGAATGTGCTTCTCTCATGGTAATTAGGTTAGTAATAACAGGAGGTGATGAACGGCGGCCACATATTATGGATAGTGTAAGCAATACATCATGCCCATATGAGAAAACAGTGGCAAAGCTGGTGTTCAACACAGAAGGCAACAGAAGGGAGCAGCTGGAGCATTTTATGTAGGACAGAACACTGTTTTGAAACAGGAGCTGCTTATATTGCATGAGCGAGTGAGTGGCTGAAACACTTTAAACTCTATACATGATCAGCGCTCTGAGGCAGGGAGCTGCATAttatgagagtgagagagtggccAAAGCTCATTTCATTATGGAAGACAGAAAGCTGTTCTGAGGCAGGGGGTTGTTTACTGCTTATGAGTGAGCAATCAAAGCACTTCCTGCTCTGTGCATAGCAGGTCACAGCACTAAGATTTGTGCAAGAGCACAGGAGACTGCTGCTCTAAGACAACAGACTTTTAATTGTGTTCTTGAATGAGTGACTGGATTTTTTCCCATGCTCTGAGTCTGACCACAACTAGCTGCTATTTTGAGACAGAGGGTTGTTTATGCCGTGTGGCAGGAATTTTGTCTTTTGAACTCAACAGACTGCTGCACAGAGACAACGGCTGTTTATCTGGTGTAAGTGCCGGGAATTTGTCTTCTGAACACGACAGACTGCACTGAGACAGTGGGTTCTTTATATTGTGTCACGTGAATGAGGAGTTGAAATTATCTGTGCTTTTTACATGGCAGATTGCCTGCCCATTAACTATAAAGATTTCTCTTGATACATGACCACAAGCTGACTAGCTACTTATTCAAATACTTTATTATCTCTTAATCTTAAAACAGtaacattataattaaaatgacagATTATTTAAATAGCTCTTTGTGCAACAGGATATTGTTCCAGAGCAGAGAAATAGTGctttaatattatttgtaatcCAGCCAATGCAACCCCacctaaaaaaaatcaaaaggaaGAAGCCTTGGGTGGAACAAACATCACATCCTCCTATTGAAGTTATATAAAACCGACACGAAACGAAACTTGCGACCACCATTTTTCTCttttgtcaagtcacctttatttatatggtGCTTTATACATTAAAGATAgtgtcaaaacagctttacaCAGTTAAACAGGAAAATTATGTTTCAATAATGAGAACAAAATAAAGTTCTGCTGTAAACCAGCTCTAAAAAGAGGACAATAGTAAACTGTCAAATCCAGGTGATTATGGTGATCTCGGAATAAGAATGAaagacagactaatattagcatagatgccattcttcttactaTGTTACAAGTACATTGGGTGTCATGGGAAGTGTTCATGGTTCCAGTTGACCTAATGCAGCCAaacaatcctttaatggattaGAATGATAGAAATGTGATAGTGTTTTGTGTATACCAGATTAAAAATATGGGTCTTTAATCAAACAGTGCAAGGAACTggcctaatatggtcatacttctttTGTTTAGGTGTTTTGTAAAAACATAACATATGAAAATACATAATCTGCATTATATTCATTACATTGTAACCATATAAATGCCTAAAAACAAATACTTGCACAttcttacatttataataaaggGAAAATTACACTATTATGACAAAACAGAAACAATACTATGACACACCATCAATTAAAAAATGGCTTCAAATGGTCCTCTATATGAGCTTGATACAACAGGATATAAAACTTGGGATAATAGTGTTTCTGTAGCAATGCTTATTCTAGCGATGTGGTTATACTTTTGGTTAGTGTATACATCTGATGCATTTTTCAACAAAAGCAGCATATAACTTGAAGCAAAGCATGAAAGTGGACAAAACACGACCAACATTCAGAATACTCTTAGTATTAAAAGTTTGGACTTTTCAGGTGTCAGTTTGCATCCAGAAATTACAACCATGCATTTTGGTGGATTCTCTTCATTGTTGTGATATGGCTCATCCATCAATTCTTGCTTATCCTCTGTAGGAGCGCAGGGTGGCTGGAACCTATCCCAGCATCTATTGGGTTAGAACGGCAGAAGAAACACTGGACAGATGACCTGTCCATCATAGGGAAAACTCTCATTCTCATTCACTTCACAGTCAAGTAGTGTCTCCAATTCAACTACGAACACCTCCACACAGACAGACCCTCTGGCTTATTTGCAACCTGATGCCATTATAATCCTCCATTCCATGATCTGGGTCATGTGTCATCCAGTTCATTTTAATGCTGCCTCCGAATAACAGATAGATGAGTGGGAAGATACAACAGTGGGCTATGGCCATTGCAGTAGCTCCTGGAAGTCCATATCTCAACATATTTGAACCCAAGCTCTCATTTACAGTGGCTTGAAGCATGGTTAAGACGATTTGAGGGCCCCAGAACACAAAGTAGGAAATCTTTATAGCACAGATTATCTGTGCCTGCTTCTTGCAGTCTTGACATGTTCTTTGAGCTGATGCCAAATAGcttaaaaacattatcaaagctGGCACGAGAAGCCCTAAGAGAAAGCGCATGACAACAACAGTCTTCAGCCTTATAATGCCGTCTTGAGTTGTTTTTGCTTTGTCCAAGTCATAATCATCAATGCACTGAGAAGATCGGATCTCTCTGGAGAACAATGAAGGACATGCCAAGACTGCTGCAATGGTCcaggaaaatgaaatcagaatcAGGTTACAATTCTTGCACTTTTTAATGCACGCGACTTTTGAAAAAGTAGAACTAATGCTCCAGAAACTCAGCATGGCTGATGTGGAGAACATACTGCCGTAGGTGATATAGGATGACAGCTTGCAGCTTGGACTTCCGTAATTCCATATGAAGTTATTGTAAGCATACAGGAACTGAAAAACAATAGATATGCAGGAGACGAAGTGTGTTAAAGCCAATGCCATAATCCAAGTTGCAACTTTTGGGGAATTCTTGTTTTTTAGGCAGCTGATGAAAATGACGATGAAGTTGAGGGTGACACCAAGGATGAGGACAATAGAATATATAATTAAGTAGGTCATCCTGATCTCATGTTGGTACTGCTTGGTTATATTTCCTGATACATTCTGATACAtttctgtctttttgtctttaattttttCAATGATTGAATCATAGTCAGTGCTGTTGTCGTCTCCAGACATTTTGTAAAgcctgaaacaaaaatatatggaTTATTGTTTTACTGAGAAGAATACACAGCCCATGAAGAAatgtatagaaatatatatatatactgtaaaaaaaagtccgcaaaaatactgtacaatataccgtaataatttaaatgaattgtccgtattttctttttacaggcgtttctccatatttttttattacgcTTTGCATTGTGGGTAAAAGAGGCTCAGACGATAATTGGTGCGAAACCAGTGCTTGAGCAGGCGCCATTATTCACGAAGATAGTCTCGGtcaaaatctcattttaaagtCGGATTTAGGATTTTGAGAATGGTTCTTACACTTcctttgaaaattatttattattatttatatatcgtTAACTTAGTTGCTGCTTGGCTTGTTTGGCAAATGAATGTCGGAGCCGTCGCATTCAACATTTTCAGCATACCGTCACATCTTAACGTTACTCGACGTAGAGGTACGTGTTACAGTGCtcagttttagttttgtttagtttttattgttgttgatgcATTGTAACGTGTTTGTTAATGGGCGTGTCGTAAGGCATATTAACGTTTCTGAGGTGATATTGAGCAGCTGTTAAAACGTTAAATCTGAATGGCAGTACAACTGTGTTTACAGCGTTATATGCCTTCAACAGGAGCAGGCAGAGTAACTGTCAAGAAAAGAAGACACCATTAACGTtacaactttttatttaaaagagattTGATGGTGtttctgtttcttttcatttttggaaaaaGTAGTTTCCTCAAACGGGCACATGGCAACAGATACTAAAAGCACACAAACATGATTGTATAGATTGTATAGTTCTCTTAGTTTAACATTGAAATGTCAGGCATGAGTGCATTAATCGTCgttctttattttcaaatgctgtacaagctttttttttcttttctttttgatgtCAATTGTAGATGCAGATAATTTAGCATGAAAAAAGGTTAGTTAATCTAactaggtttagttcacccataatattatatgaaaaatcTCATTCCAATCCTGTTAGACTTTTGGTCATTTTTGGAACACTAATGAAGGtcctttttaatgaaatctgacagcTATACTGTATTGGACTTTGAAATGGTAGTTGCATAGGCTGTCAATGAAGGGACAGAAAGcagagatttcattaaaaatactcttcatttgtgtttcaaagattaaTGGAAATCATATAAGGGAGAGTAACTGATGtcagaatttacattttgtgcttttaaataatgttgtgttcTATAGAAAAATGGTGTCATTTCACTTGACTATTGACTATAAGTCTGTAGCAATTGTTAATAATGACAGCCCTGTCTTTGTATAAATGTTTACcccatgtatttgaaaatgtttatcttTGTGACCACTATTTGGTGCAACACCAATATTGTACAAGTACCTgctcatattttctttttctgcattttgttgtttaaaacttaaaagtgttctataatacaaacattttcagtGGTActtttcacattgttaaattaattgatgtcataatatttttatgtttaaggcaaataaaagctactaaatgcatttttaagaatgttcacatgaggtaaaaataaaccatgttcAATTTGTACACATTGTGCTGGATTTATTTGCTACAAAATATAGGCTTATGCTATACATTTTTAACGGACTTTCTGTTTATGGTACGGAAGAAAATGTTAATCTACAGAATTTTCCGTTTTAATATTGAAGGAGGTGTCCGTAAATTGCCGGAAAATGtcctggtaattttctgccagtacATTATCCGTTTTTTTACGGTattgttttttacagtgtatatatatgtgtgtgtgtgtgtgtgtgtgtgtgtgtacagtggtggccaaaatgattagaacactagtattttcaccagctaaaattcagttatttatatctatttatctaaGTCAGTTATTTTCTGttgacatttccaaacattcattttgctattaattgtaataatccagtgagaatttgattctgacagcagccagttctccacacagagatctgatctcaccataatccagtctgtctggaatgacatgaagaaaaaaaaaactgagaaagaTTAAATCTAGAAggcaacgtctccaagatgcttcaagagacCTACCTTTTTATGTACTGACAcaatatagaaaaatatagaaataactgactttagCTGTGTATATACTCGcagattccaaattacatgacaaaaattgtagtttgtaatgtaatccattacattacacatttcagGTAgtataatcagattacttttagattaccttTGACTTTAATCACTTATCACGTTGATTTTAAATAAGATAATCTTTTAccttatttatttcataaaattcataataaataaattaataatttcaaaataacataaaaagaaataaaacgtttcctacattttttttaattatatcatTTTTACCTGCCTACCATTAACCAATGTCagagaaaggtaaaaaaaaaaaaaaaaaaaaaggaaatgtgatatttatttttttaatatttattttaaaatctcaggggtattttaattaaatatattagatGAAAGATATtcagcagacaaaaaaaaagtttggcaGTGCCTGCATTATGTAAATAAGAAAATATGAAATTGAGTTAATATAAGCAatagaatattttaaaaagagACATTTAAAGATGAAAAATATGAATTAGAAGAATTGATAAATTAGCCTACAGGTATGAATAACttattgctattgtgtgaataatatgtagcctattcatgtaatccataaaaaagtaaaaatgtagtctgattacgagtattttaaactgtaaatcaatctaattacaagtacttattttaatttttttttcatctgattaCATTATCCAGATTAGCCTACATGTGATCATTTCAGCTCTGTAGCTCGTCACCGATGTTATCGCTAAGACGTGCTCGTGCGTGGCCGCAGAGAAATATTAATAACATGCCGCGCACAGGACGCGCAACAATGAGTTGGGAAAGCCATTTGATTGAATTttcgtatttttcatttaaacagaatAAGTAGCCTACTATATGTGCGCCAAGTACTATATTCTGCCGAATACTTTAATGGTTGAGGATGAAATGGCTCAACACGGTAGCAAATGCTATGACATATGAAATAAAACTTGAGTTAAGTGGTGGAAATAGCGGATGCTGGGCACAAaacggcaaaaaaaaaattacagtcacACAAAAGTGTAATAGTGTgccgctctctcgctctctctagctatatatattgttatacactatatatatatacacacacacacacagacgcacacgtacacgcacacacacacacgcgcgcgcacacgcacacacacacacacacacacacacacacatattataaagAACTCAACTGTGCtgctttagatttatttttaataaaattgaatAGAGATTGTATTCACGGTAACagcactgttaaaaatatttctCAGGTAAAGTAAAATGTGCATTAAGTAACATcagggtaaaataaaatataaataaacacattaaaataaacagttacactttttgtgtgtgcactgttcaggggtgcgtttcccaaaacaatagttgctaacctgttaacaacttagttggttggcaatagGAAACTgaattgcaaccaacaaagttgctaacttagttatggttttgggaaacgcacccctggtctGGCGTAAAAATGTGGCAGAGATGTCCTGCcagtagagatttttttttttagtagaaaaCAGCTGTGTGATGATTTTTCAAACGTCTTTTTTATCCAAAAGATAAATAAGCACCAGGCTTAGGgaataaattacagattttttttttctatgttttcCTTTAAGAAGGGGGGTGGGTCTGTTTTCAAATGAGGCACCAGTGAAAGCATGGGCTTCTGTTCTCTACTATACTAAAGCATAAACATCTTATATAACAGACTTCTTATGTTACAGTCAATCAAATTTAAATCTGACACTATCGTCAGTGATGAATCTTACATTATAGtcaatgcaaaacatttaattaatcgcaagtaaaactgtagtaacttaattactaattaatacatttaagtatTAAGAATGGAAAATATATctccaaaacaaacataaaaagaaTTAGGGCGCAAGACAAcactgcattaaaataaataaataaataaattatattgaatttatttattcatttatttgcacaCGATTTACTTGTGAAATCGAGTTAACTCTGCATGTCTTGCAGAAAAGATCTTACATTTTCACAAAAGAATGTAGTTTGAATGCTTTGCTTCCTGCATACTTTGTGCAAAATGTTCTTACCTTAGACAGCAAACGAGCAGAGTGAAGAAAAACAGAAACGTGTGCCTGCCAGTGATAACGATGTAGCCTACTGAATGTGAAAGTAAAAAGCTTCTTTTTCCTGAAACCACGTGAATGTTTTCGTCAGCGGCAATTTGAGCTCAACACATTGGTTCTGGACATATTCCAATGGTTTAAATAGTCCAGTTCCTGAATAATGTTGTTACACGACCAGGGGTGGTACATGGTGTCCAGGGCTGGCACCGGTGTGGTGCGGAATTCTGCACCCCTGCCAGATTATGCACCCCTACCCCGCACCCCCATACAGAAGTAACATAGAgtgaaatgtattaataatacatatattttcatatatttaaatatcttaaattcaaatagaagaaaatatatttttataaaatatatttaaatatatgttgacttatattttaaaaatatatttaaatatttgattctggccgttttttaatattttttaacatattaaatatgtgtaaatagtgttcatgtagctcaattggtagagcactgcgcaatcaagcgcaaggttgggagtttgattccccgggaacacatgatatgtataaattgatagcctgaatgcactgtaagtcgctttggataaaagcgtctgctaaatgcataaatttaatttaaaatgtaaaaatatttttatcggaaatatttaaatatatttaaattatatgtaaaCACATTTAGATATCAGACTATGTAAAGATATTAATTTGCAATATATgtccatatatgtatatatgtccaTATATTAACTTCCAATATTTGTTAACATATTACATTTCatgtaaatataatacatttctatcaattgaaatacattttaaaacattcaaacatttaaataaataaacttaaacatGTTTTATTCCCATTTACTCAaacttaatgtaaataaattaaatatccgcacatgtaaatgttttcattttatatacaggtgcatctcaataaattagaaagtcgtggaaatgttcacacaaactgaaacagtttaagaatttggttattttaattgtgatgattttggctcacatttaacaaaaattagTGAAttccaattcactatctcaaaaaatttgaatatggcgacatgccaatcagctaatcaacttaaaacacctgcaaaggtttcctgagccttcaaaattatctctcagtttggttcactacacaatcatggggaagactgctgatctgacagttgtccagaagacgatcattgacacccttcacaaaagagacacaaacattcattgcccaaagaagctggctgttcacagagtgccgtatctaagcatgttaacagaaagatgAGGGGGAAGAAAAAGTGTGGAACCGAGTCCACCTGAGAGAACCACAGGCTTATGAGGATTGGCAAGCCAAATCAatttaagaatttgagtgaatttgagtgaacttcacaaggaatgcactgaggctgggatcaaggcatcaagagccaccacacacagacgtgtcaaggaatttggctacagttgtcgtattcctcttgttcaGCCACTGAACCAAAGCCAACATCAAAGGCATCTTACCTggtctaaggagaagaagaactagactgttgcccagtggtgcaaaatcctcttttcagatgagagcaagttttgtattccatttggaaaccaaggtcctagagtctttaggaaaggtggagaagctcatagcccaagtaacttgaagtccagtgttaagtttccacaatctgtgatgatttggggtacaatgtcaactgctggtgttggtccactgtgtatAAATTgacttattaatataaatattatatttatcaaCACCAGTTCAGCATGAACCAACAAAAATGATGAATGCTCATGATGTTTtcacaacctgtcctccaaccaatacgcgcgtataggtcgtttgtccaaatccctgaaatatgaCCCATCAGAGCATATACTACAATTATCCCCCTGTCAGTAACAGGATGTtttcaaattaatgttttgtactcttttatttgcgcAATAATTTGGGTTtcatgtagctcagttggtagagtatTGCATTATACGACTATTGTGTGTACaaattactgtgagatcggtgtaaaaagtccacacattccATTTAAATGAACGCACATTTTGACTGGTAATGatgttatacgtcatttcatgatgacagacaaaaaacaataacaatatcaTGCCTGAGCTTCTTTCATTGCAGGTTACATTGTTATGCCAGTAGGTGGATCAAGGGACTGTCTTAATGAGTTAATCACTGAAAGAATACT
Above is a window of Carassius carassius chromosome 4, fCarCar2.1, whole genome shotgun sequence DNA encoding:
- the LOC132139892 gene encoding chemerin-like receptor 1, with translation MSGDDNSTDYDSIIEKIKDKKTEMYQNVSGNITKQYQHEIRMTYLIIYSIVLILGVTLNFIVIFISCLKNKNSPKVATWIMALALTHFVSCISIVFQFLYAYNNFIWNYGSPSCKLSSYITYGSMFSTSAMLSFWSISSTFSKVACIKKCKNCNLILISFSWTIAAVLACPSLFSREIRSSQCIDDYDLDKAKTTQDGIIRLKTVVVMRFLLGLLVPALIMFLSYLASAQRTCQDCKKQAQIICAIKISYFVFWGPQIVLTMLQATVNESLGSNMLRYGLPGATAMAIAHCCIFPLIYLLFGGSIKMNWMTHDPDHGMEDYNGIRLQISQRVCLCGGVRS